DNA sequence from the Bufo bufo chromosome 3, aBufBuf1.1, whole genome shotgun sequence genome:
GGGTAggcaaaaattatgggccagtgtgcACGCGCGGCGGACAGTGAGATCTATCATAACGAAAATGTTCTATTAAATCTCACTACCGCGGCGCTCAGGTCAGTCTCTCCCTGCTCCCAACACTCTCAGACATGTTTGCAGTATATGGGGGTGCCTGCGCACATTATATTGGgggggtctgcgcagtatatggagtgctgtctgcgcagtatatgggtggctgtctgcgcagtatatggggtacTGTCTGTGCATCATAttgggggtgtctgcgcagtatattggggggctgtctgcgcagtatatggggtgctgtctccacagtatattggtggtgtctgcgcagtatattggtggtgtctgcgcagtatattggggggctatctgcgcagtatattggggggctgtctgcatAGTATATTGGGGGTCTGTCTGCGtagtatattggggggctgtctgcgtagtatattggggggctgtctgcgcagtatattggggggctgtctgcgcagtatatggggtgctgtctgcgcagtatattggtgtctgcgcagtatatggggtgctgtctccgcagtatattgggggctgtctgcgcattatatggggtgctgtctgcgcattatattggtggtgtctgcgcagtatattggtggtgtctgcgcagtatattggggggctgtctgcacagtatatgggtggctgtctgcgcagtatatgggtgtctgcgcagtacattggggggctgtctgcgcagtatatggggtgctgtctgcgcagtatattggtggtgtctgcgcagtatattgggccaGAGAGAGCAGCCAGcgagaggacagccagagagagagagaggacagccagagagagaggacagccagagagagagagatagccagagagagagagaggatagccagagagagagaggacagagagagagagagaggacagtcagagagaaagagagaggacagccagagagagagagaggacagccagagagagagagaggacagccagagacAGAGGACAGCcaaagagagagacagagagagaggacagccagagagagagagagaggacagccagagagagagagagaggacagccagagagagagagacagccagagagagagagagacagccagagagagagagagaggacagccagagagagagagagaggacagccagagagagagagagaggacagccagagagagagagaggacagccagagagagagagaggacagccagagagagagaggacagccagagagagagagaggacagccagagagagagagagagaggacagccagagagagagagagagaggacagccagagagagagagaggacagagagagagagagagagagagagagagagagagagaggacagccagagagagagagagaggacagccagagagagagagagagagaacagccaaagagagagagagaggacagccaaagagagagagagagaggacggccaaagagagagagagaagacagccagagagagagagagaagacagccagagagagagagaggacagccagagagagaggacagagagagagagagagaggacagcgagagagagagagagacagaaacggagagagagagagagaggacagccagaaacggagagagagaggacagccagaaacggagagagagagaggacagccagaaactgagagagagagagagaggacagccagaaatggagagagagagagagaggacagccagaaatagagagagagagagagagagagagagagagagaggacagccagaaacggagagagagaggacaACCAGAAATAAAGCCATGAAATGTGTGGTCCTAATGTTTTGCTCCCCCCTGATGTCCTCCTCTATCCACCCATTTTCCACCTCTGATCCCCCTTTACAAACCTTCTGTTTCTTTCCTCCttacgccccccctcccccctctcacACTCTGTAGAAGATTTGTACCTTTTAGATAATAAAACTGTTACTCAAGAAAAGATTTTTTTAagtgttttataatttttttggtaacaatCCAGCAAGATCTTATAGCACAAGCTAAAGGTGATTTGATAGTGATCCTCTTTATCCTGAATGTCTCGATGTCTTTTCAGGGTGCACCACATTGACCAGTGATGAAAATCACATCCAGGGTTGAGGGGTTCTCTCTGTGCCTCTGCaggattgcttttttttttttttttcggggggggggggggggggggggggagggataggTTTTGGGTAAGGGAtagttttttattctttttttgggggggggggggggggagggggggtaaggGATAGGTTTTGGGTAAGGGAtagtttttttattcttttttttgggggaggggggtaagGGATAGGTTTTTTTCTGCAGAGATGGTTGGCTGCAGATGAGGGGTAGTTGGTGATACCCCTTGGGAGTCTGTTGTTGTTGACTCCAGATGGCTGATTTGTTCTATGGCAGGTAGTGTTCTGGTGGGAAGCTGGTTCTTGGTCCTGATGTTTTTTTAGACCAGTCTACGCTCAGGGCATGACGCCAAAGGAACCCGACCAATACGGTGACAATAAGACAGCAGACAGCAGCGTAGATGGCATAGCTGACATGGCTCTGGAGGAAGGTGAGGATGATGTCTTTAGTGGAGGGACCATGTTCGatcctctcctcctcttcctcctgggtagGTAGTTTTTGTGCCAGAGCTCGATTGAATTCAGCTTCTATTTCCTCGACTGCCTTGGATTTAGTCTGCGTCACTGAAAAACAGAAGAGAATACAATAAATAAGGTGATGAGGAGAACGTTGTCTTCTGCAGTGCTGAATGAAAGACTGAGAAGTTATCAGAAatagttctttactgtaagagcagaggcaGGAGGGGCTTCttatcgtatatatatatatttatccgaATGGTCTAGAAAAGAGAACATTCGAGAGAGAAAACTTAGTCTTACCATCGAGATAAAAGAATCTTCGGAGTATGATGTCATCATCCTCATCAATTATCTCACAGGCATAAGTTCCTTTATGGCTGACTCTGGTTGGCTTGATGTGTACATCCAGGTCATCCCCAATGTAGAAGTCTTTAAAGTTACTCAAATCCGTTTTTTTGATCTGAAAGTGAAAACATTGATGACATCGTATGAGACATGTGTCCTATGTGGAGTATAAATGGCAGTATAAATTTGCACTGTAATAGAATGGTATATGCGACTTACGTTTTTGGCGTACTTCCAAACAACCTTCGGATGATCAGGAAGGATAAAGGACGCCGTGCACCAGATTCTGGTCTCTTCCAGCTCTTCCACCTTGATGTCCTTAACTGAAATGGGAAACCACGGTCAATGACATGCAGCAATGAGCTAACAGGTTCATAAGAGGTTCCCAAACTAATGTTAGAAATTATCTTACGGGGACAGGTCACCGGGATATTGCAGTCCTCCTCAGCACAACGGCTGCATGAAAAGGTTCGGGCAGCTTTTTGAAGCCCTAGGGAAAGAAATAGAGAGAGGGGTCTAATGTCTGAGGTAAATGATGACCCCACCCATGTATGTAATAGAGGCCACTCCTCAAATTGTCTAATCTAATGACATTACTCACCGCATGGAGGTCTGCAATCCAACGGTGGATTACCTAATGGAAGAAATCAAATATGGTTAAGGATGGATgatgatataccgtatttttcgccccataagacacacttccccccccccaaaaatgggggggaaatgcccctgcgtcttatggggcgaatgctgacagtttaacatcgctggatgcgatgtgcgagcgggggccgggggagggactgggaggaggagctgggggccgggaatagcggcggggcagtgcagtcagtgtactatagccccgcccctccggtatagtaatataaaatgtcttattcaattaaaatttattacatatgccccctcactcctaaattcctaatagtaccttacatcctattcctaataggttctgtacaatgccggcaggcaggccgggcggcagcgtaacttcctgatgtcacgtgcctgcgccgcctactttatgaatgaagcaggcggcgcaggcatgtgacgtcagtgagtgacgcgccggccggccgcccggcctgcctgctggcattgtacagaacctaataggaataggatgtaaggtactattaggaatttaggagtgagggggcatatgtaataaattttaattgaataagacattttatatttgtatactgggggggcggcggcggggggggctgattcgtggatggcacagttaaggggtggggggggtctgtggatggcactgttatgggctgggggggtctgtggaaggcactgttatggggtggggggtctgtggatggcacatatataaaagtgccagccacagatcccccctgtaacagtgccatccacagatcccccctgtaacagtgccagccacagatcccccctgtaacagtgccagccacagatcccccctgtaacagtgccagccacagatcccccctgtaacagtgccagccacagatcccccctgtaaaagtgccagccacagatccccccctgtaacagtgccagccacagatccccccctgtaacagtgccagccacagatccccccctgtaacagtgtccgtcatccacagatctcccccagtaacagtgtccgtcatccacagatccgccctgtaacagtgtccgtcatccacagatccgccctgtaacagtgtccgtcatccacagatcccccctgtaacagtgtccgtcatctacagatccccccataacagtgtccgtcatccacagatccccccataacagtgtccgtcatccacagatccccccataacagtgtccgtcatcaacagatcccccccataacagtgtccgtcatccacagatccccccataacagtgtctgtcatccacagatcccccataacagtgtccgtcatccacagatcccccccataacagtgtccttcacagatccccagtaatagtgccatccacagaccaccattagttccaaacccaccaaaagcacaccttttggttaaaaatatatttttttcttattttcctccccaaaaacctaggtgcgtcttatgggccggtgcatcttatagggcgaaaaatacggtatatagaatATGTCTCCTGGCTCTTTATGAGGATCTTTAGCCACTTACTTGCGACACGATCTTTCACGCCTTTGACAAATTCAGCCATCTTTTTGTCAAACTGTTCTACCCAAgctggtggaaaaaaaaattgggaaaacttataTTTACTATTTATGACTCAAAAGAAATTGGGGAAATTCTTGAGATTTCAGGAACTTACATAGTTTTTCAATTTTCTTGACCTCTTTTTCAAAGGTCTTGAGATACTTTCTGATGTTCTGTATCTGGTTGAAGGCTGTAAGGAGAAGACACATGAGATTTAGGACATTGCCTACAGCGCTCTATGATGGAGATGGGGCTATCTGGATGGATAGAATGTAGAAGAGATTTCTTGCTCGGACAACTGttaaccgcctccagaccgcctaacgcaggatcgcgttccggaggcggcagctgcaggcagagtcacgcatatatgcgtcatatcgcgagacgcgagatttcctgtgaacgcgcgcacacaggcgcgcgcgttcacaggatcggaaggtgagcgagtggatctacagcctgccagcggcgatcgttcgctggcaggctgtagatgcgatttttttaacccctaacaggtatattagacgctgttttgataacagcgtctaatatacctgctacctggtcctctggtggtcccttttgcttggatcgaccaccagaggacacaggcagctcagtaataagtagcaccaaacaccactacactacaccccccctgtcacttattaacccctgatcaccccatatag
Encoded proteins:
- the LOC120996328 gene encoding sperm acrosome membrane-associated protein 6-like, encoding MRFFTSYYLLLQIIVFLCGAQVATSCLKCFTTPADRASICYHAVSLDKMGAEECLQRLHWGFDPLNNISIAFNQIQNIRKYLKTFEKEVKKIEKLSWVEQFDKKMAEFVKGVKDRVASNPPLDCRPPCGLQKAARTFSCSRCAEEDCNIPVTCPLKDIKVEELEETRIWCTASFILPDHPKVVWKYAKNIKKTDLSNFKDFYIGDDLDVHIKPTRVSHKGTYACEIIDEDDDIILRRFFYLDVTQTKSKAVEEIEAEFNRALAQKLPTQEEEEERIEHGPSTKDIILTFLQSHVSYAIYAAVCCLIVTVLVGFLWRHALSVDWSKKTSGPRTSFPPEHYLP